In Dysgonomonadaceae bacterium zrk40, one genomic interval encodes:
- a CDS encoding dodecin domain-containing protein, whose product MSVLKVVEILASSTESWEDATKKAVAKASESLKGIRSVYINEQSATVRDGKIQEFRVNVKLTFEVID is encoded by the coding sequence ATGTCTGTATTAAAAGTCGTAGAGATTCTTGCTTCTTCAACCGAGAGTTGGGAAGATGCAACCAAAAAAGCAGTTGCTAAAGCAAGTGAATCATTGAAAGGAATTCGATCTGTTTACATCAACGAACAATCGGCCACCGTACGCGATGGTAAGATTCAGGAATTTCGAGTAAACGTAAAATTAACCTTCGAAGTGATTGACTGA
- a CDS encoding SMUG2 DNA glycosylase family protein, translated as MIQTFAEKVIAFNRQLSFTGDLPEGFKVVNPFLDNPETMEVMRAFYNKYYNDNRERRFLIGINPGRHGAGVTGIPFTDTKRLESVCGIPMRSAHTHEVSSLFVYDMIEAYGGAARFYRDFYINSPFPLAIIRQRTGGKWVNANYYDDPALFEAVKEFMIDSLKQHVALGLDSSEVFVLGKKNAVFIAKLNEQENLFGRLTVLEHPRYIQQYKSKEKERYIEKYLASFFPDNRSGDCGKPDAGFR; from the coding sequence ATGATACAGACATTTGCAGAGAAGGTGATTGCGTTCAACCGGCAACTCTCCTTCACCGGTGATTTGCCGGAAGGATTTAAGGTGGTCAACCCGTTCCTCGACAACCCGGAGACGATGGAGGTGATGCGTGCGTTCTACAACAAGTATTACAACGATAACCGGGAAAGAAGGTTTCTCATCGGAATCAATCCGGGCAGGCACGGGGCAGGGGTGACCGGCATCCCCTTCACCGATACCAAGCGACTGGAAAGCGTCTGCGGCATTCCCATGCGTTCGGCACACACCCACGAGGTATCCTCCCTTTTCGTCTATGACATGATTGAGGCTTATGGGGGTGCAGCTCGTTTTTACCGCGATTTCTACATCAACTCCCCTTTTCCGTTGGCCATTATCCGGCAGAGAACCGGTGGAAAATGGGTCAACGCCAACTATTACGATGATCCGGCGCTGTTTGAGGCCGTGAAGGAGTTCATGATCGATTCACTGAAACAACATGTTGCCCTGGGATTGGATTCCTCTGAGGTGTTTGTGCTGGGAAAGAAAAATGCCGTGTTTATCGCGAAGCTGAATGAGCAGGAGAATCTTTTTGGTCGGTTGACCGTACTGGAACATCCCCGTTACATCCAGCAGTACAAGTCGAAGGAGAAAGAGCGATACATTGAAAAGTATTTAGCCTCGTTTTTTCCAGACAATCGCAGTGGCGATTGTGGAAAGCCCGATGCCGGGTTTCGGTGA
- a CDS encoding Crp/Fnr family transcriptional regulator, which yields MHPMIPSTDHSRAIFQCPLCSSVPESQREDFLQDLHYSVRRYEKGDVVVTQGSRYESLYILVKGEIVTEMADEKGDFMKVEQLRAPNPMATGFLFSNDNRSPVSAICSQPCVLVVIPRENVYFLMRKYEEFMMAFLSYISNKVSFLSEKLRLVSLRTIRAKLAYYLLKESAGESRFLLKSSKEEMARLFSVSRPALVKVMMEMADEGIISVDRREITIQNRKTLQSMF from the coding sequence ATGCATCCCATGATACCTTCCACGGACCACTCCCGTGCCATCTTTCAGTGCCCCCTTTGCAGCTCCGTGCCGGAATCGCAAAGGGAGGATTTCCTGCAGGATCTGCATTACTCAGTGAGAAGGTATGAGAAGGGGGATGTGGTGGTGACGCAGGGGTCGCGCTACGAATCGCTCTACATCCTGGTGAAGGGGGAGATTGTGACCGAGATGGCAGATGAGAAGGGAGACTTCATGAAGGTGGAGCAGCTCAGGGCGCCCAACCCCATGGCCACCGGATTCCTCTTCTCTAACGACAACCGTTCGCCCGTTTCGGCCATATGCAGCCAGCCCTGCGTGCTGGTGGTGATTCCCCGGGAGAATGTCTATTTCCTGATGCGCAAGTATGAGGAGTTCATGATGGCTTTCCTGTCCTATATCTCCAACAAGGTCTCCTTTCTGTCGGAGAAATTGCGTCTGGTGTCGCTGCGCACCATCCGTGCAAAGCTGGCCTACTACCTGCTGAAGGAGTCCGCCGGTGAGAGCCGGTTCCTTCTGAAAAGCTCGAAAGAGGAGATGGCCCGTCTCTTCAGTGTCTCCCGTCCCGCACTTGTGAAGGTGATGATGGAGATGGCCGATGAGGGAATCATCAGCGTCGATCGCCGGGAGATTACCATCCAAAACCGTAAGACTTTGCAAAGCATGTTCTGA
- the nrfH gene encoding cytochrome c nitrite reductase small subunit: MDKLRNLWNEIRPRGGWKYPAIIISGAFVGLFIYTFFTARAHSYLSNDPATCVNCHIMGPYYATWMHSSHGRNTTCNDCHVPQDSKIRGYYFKAVDGLRHSAVFTIRGEDQALQAIPASSEVIMENCVRCHTQLNSEFIRTGRMGFKEMKEMGGHACWDCHRDVPHTRSRSLSSTPNARIPMPETHVPEWLQNLMNEEQE, encoded by the coding sequence ATGGATAAACTGCGAAACCTTTGGAATGAGATCAGGCCCCGCGGTGGCTGGAAATATCCGGCCATTATCATCAGCGGTGCTTTCGTGGGTCTGTTTATCTATACCTTCTTTACTGCCCGCGCCCACAGCTACCTCTCAAACGACCCGGCCACCTGTGTGAACTGCCACATCATGGGTCCCTACTATGCCACCTGGATGCACAGCTCCCACGGTAGGAACACCACTTGCAACGATTGCCATGTGCCACAGGACAGCAAGATCAGGGGATATTACTTCAAGGCGGTAGACGGGTTACGTCACTCGGCAGTCTTCACCATCCGAGGGGAAGATCAGGCACTGCAGGCAATCCCCGCCAGCTCGGAGGTGATCATGGAGAACTGTGTCAGGTGCCACACACAGCTCAACAGTGAGTTCATCCGCACCGGCCGCATGGGCTTCAAAGAGATGAAAGAGATGGGCGGACATGCCTGCTGGGACTGTCACCGCGACGTACCACACACCCGCAGCCGATCACTCTCCTCAACACCCAACGCACGCATCCCCATGCCGGAGACGCATGTTCCGGAGTGGCTGCAGAACTTGATGAACGAAGAGCAAGAATGA
- the nrfA gene encoding ammonia-forming cytochrome c nitrite reductase — MKPWVGWLLFFVTMGVVFLLGMLAASITQRRAEIASVMNNRKIEITGIESRNEIFAENYPREYETWTQTADTTFQSEFNGSSMVDVLEERPEMVILWAGYAFSKDYSTPRGHMHAIEDIRHTLRTGSPMGPDEGPQPATCWTCKSPDVPRLMDSVGIAEFYNKPWSHWGHEIVNPIGCADCHEAETMNLRVSRPALIEGFEAMGKNVQDATHQEMRTLACAQCHVEYYFTPEGKYLTFPWHNGTTMEGAEQYYDEIGFADYTHALSKAPIIKAQHPDYEIYSTGIHAQRGVSCADCHMPYVSEGGVKYSSHHKRSPLASMNNTCQVCHRETEEDLRNNVYERQRSADQIRNLVEKELATAHLEAQFAWEKGATEAQMKEALQLIRQSQWRWDYAVASHGGSFHSPVEFQRILSLSLDRAHKARFEIAKVLALNGFTGNVPLPDISTKEKAQSYIGLDIAKEKSNKQRFLEEQVPAWLESARANNRLVSLK, encoded by the coding sequence ATGAAACCCTGGGTAGGATGGCTCCTCTTTTTCGTTACGATGGGCGTGGTATTTCTGCTGGGGATGCTGGCAGCATCGATCACACAACGCAGGGCCGAGATTGCCAGCGTGATGAACAACAGGAAGATCGAGATCACCGGCATCGAATCGAGGAATGAGATCTTCGCGGAGAACTATCCCCGTGAGTACGAAACCTGGACACAAACAGCCGACACCACCTTCCAGAGTGAGTTCAACGGCAGCAGCATGGTGGATGTACTGGAGGAACGTCCCGAGATGGTGATCCTCTGGGCCGGATATGCCTTCTCGAAAGATTACAGCACACCGCGCGGTCACATGCATGCCATCGAGGATATCCGTCATACCCTCCGCACCGGTTCACCGATGGGTCCTGATGAGGGACCGCAGCCGGCCACCTGCTGGACCTGCAAGAGTCCCGACGTGCCCCGTCTGATGGATTCCGTGGGCATCGCCGAGTTCTACAACAAGCCTTGGTCGCACTGGGGCCACGAGATCGTCAACCCGATAGGCTGTGCCGACTGCCACGAGGCGGAGACCATGAACCTCAGGGTGAGTCGCCCTGCCCTGATCGAAGGATTTGAGGCGATGGGCAAGAACGTGCAGGATGCCACCCACCAGGAGATGCGCACGCTCGCTTGTGCACAATGCCATGTGGAGTACTACTTCACACCGGAGGGTAAATACCTAACCTTCCCCTGGCACAACGGCACCACCATGGAGGGTGCGGAGCAGTACTACGACGAGATCGGCTTTGCCGACTATACCCACGCCCTGAGCAAGGCCCCCATCATCAAGGCGCAGCATCCCGACTACGAGATCTACAGCACCGGTATCCACGCCCAGCGCGGTGTCTCCTGTGCCGACTGCCACATGCCCTATGTATCTGAAGGAGGTGTCAAGTACAGCAGCCACCACAAGAGAAGTCCCCTGGCCAGCATGAACAATACCTGCCAGGTGTGCCACCGCGAAACCGAGGAGGATCTCCGCAACAATGTTTACGAGAGACAGCGCAGCGCCGACCAGATCCGCAACCTGGTGGAAAAGGAACTGGCAACAGCCCATCTCGAGGCACAGTTCGCCTGGGAGAAGGGAGCCACAGAAGCACAGATGAAGGAGGCGTTGCAACTGATCCGCCAGTCGCAGTGGCGCTGGGATTATGCGGTAGCCTCACACGGCGGATCATTCCACTCGCCTGTGGAGTTCCAGCGGATCCTCTCCCTGAGCCTCGACCGCGCCCATAAGGCCCGCTTCGAGATTGCGAAGGTGCTCGCGCTGAACGGCTTCACCGGCAATGTACCGCTACCCGACATCTCCACCAAGGAAAAGGCACAGAGTTACATAGGCCTCGACATCGCGAAAGAGAAAAGCAACAAGCAGCGGTTCCTTGAGGAGCAGGTTCCGGCATGGCTGGAGAGCGCCCGTGCAAACAACAGGCTTGTTAGTCTGAAATAA
- a CDS encoding cytochrome c biogenesis protein ResB, producing the protein MKNSSRHIWEQPWSYREGILIAAGIGLSGLILQLTLGNIRPTLFAAPLNLIIGALFMTGLLAVHLLARKRPLGRWLTSVAATLPALALFLLLSIFLGVIPQFPSGSETALPDNLFTSLGWYRMTTSWPFVLICFYLLLILGLTTLRRTTRKQEWRDIGFYLNHLGLFIALLGGVLGSADMERLTMRVQEGQVEWRGTTATGALKELPLAIQLDSFLLEEYPPKLVVIEHESGRMLPTERPESYMFEGVGKTTDLAGYTVEILEYLPHAAIFSNDSITRVVPMLMEGATAALRVRVTPEGGAAPKEGWVSNGSYLYPHSLLRIDETRSLAMPLQEVKRYTSHVTLYTEEGHTRKSLIEVNHPVMMEEWMIYQYSYDDTKGKYSDTSVFELVRDPWLKVVYTGIFMLLAGALFLFFAGPKKSRS; encoded by the coding sequence ATGAAGAACAGCTCCCGACATATCTGGGAACAACCCTGGAGCTACAGGGAGGGCATTCTAATCGCTGCAGGCATCGGACTTTCGGGTCTGATCCTGCAGCTGACCCTGGGCAACATACGCCCCACACTCTTTGCCGCACCCCTCAACCTGATCATTGGAGCCCTGTTCATGACAGGGCTTCTTGCTGTGCATCTGCTCGCCCGCAAGCGACCACTGGGGCGCTGGCTCACGAGCGTCGCTGCTACCCTCCCGGCATTGGCATTATTCTTGTTGCTCAGCATATTCCTTGGGGTTATTCCACAATTCCCGTCCGGGAGCGAGACAGCCTTGCCCGACAATCTCTTCACTTCGCTGGGATGGTATCGGATGACCACCTCCTGGCCATTTGTCCTGATTTGCTTCTACCTCCTGCTAATCCTGGGACTCACCACGTTGCGCCGCACGACACGTAAACAGGAATGGCGTGACATCGGATTCTACCTCAACCACTTGGGTCTCTTCATTGCCCTGCTGGGGGGAGTGCTGGGCAGTGCCGACATGGAGCGGCTCACCATGCGCGTGCAGGAGGGGCAAGTGGAGTGGCGGGGCACTACTGCCACCGGTGCGTTAAAAGAACTTCCACTGGCCATCCAGCTCGACAGCTTCCTGCTGGAGGAGTATCCGCCCAAGCTGGTGGTGATTGAGCATGAGAGTGGCCGGATGCTTCCCACCGAACGACCGGAAAGCTATATGTTTGAAGGAGTTGGAAAAACAACAGACCTGGCAGGCTATACAGTCGAAATCCTGGAGTACCTGCCCCATGCCGCCATCTTCAGCAACGACAGCATCACCCGGGTGGTGCCGATGCTGATGGAGGGAGCCACCGCTGCCCTGCGGGTGAGGGTGACCCCGGAAGGAGGAGCTGCACCGAAAGAGGGATGGGTCAGCAATGGCAGCTACCTTTACCCTCACAGCCTGCTTCGCATCGACGAGACCCGCAGCCTCGCCATGCCCCTGCAGGAGGTAAAACGCTACACCTCACACGTGACCCTCTACACAGAGGAGGGGCATACCCGCAAGAGCCTGATAGAAGTGAACCATCCGGTGATGATGGAGGAGTGGATGATCTACCAGTACAGTTACGACGACACCAAGGGGAAATATTCCGACACCTCGGTCTTCGAGCTGGTACGCGACCCCTGGCTGAAAGTTGTTTACACCGGCATCTTCATGTTGCTGGCAGGGGCACTCTTCCTCTTTTTTGCAGGACCTAAAAAAAGCAGATCATGA
- the ccsA gene encoding cytochrome c biogenesis protein CcsA — MSWDQFIYFAMGALLLWGTGAALAYGPKRKIISTLFTLGGVMLFFAFIAGLWVSLERPPLRTMGETRLWYSFFLPVAGLLTYLRWNYRWILSFTTILSAVFIMVNLLNPDIHNKVLMPALQSPWFAPHVIIYMFSYAILGAVTLIAIYYLIRGERIKEPARIMEMTDNLVYAGTACITLGMLMGAIWAKEAWGHYWSWDPKETWAAVTWIGYLIYIHYRVKRTSSNKTAMVILIIAFVMLQICWYGVNYLPSAKQSIHTYSS, encoded by the coding sequence ATGAGCTGGGATCAATTTATCTATTTCGCAATGGGCGCCCTGTTGTTGTGGGGCACAGGTGCGGCACTCGCATACGGACCAAAACGTAAGATCATATCGACACTCTTTACACTGGGGGGAGTGATGCTCTTTTTCGCGTTTATAGCGGGGTTGTGGGTTTCACTGGAACGCCCCCCGCTGCGCACCATGGGGGAGACGCGCCTCTGGTACTCCTTCTTCCTGCCGGTGGCGGGATTGCTCACCTATCTGCGCTGGAACTATCGCTGGATCCTCTCCTTTACCACCATCCTCTCGGCGGTCTTCATCATGGTCAACCTGCTCAACCCCGACATCCACAACAAGGTGCTGATGCCGGCTTTGCAGAGCCCCTGGTTTGCTCCCCACGTGATCATCTACATGTTCTCCTACGCCATCCTGGGAGCTGTGACCCTCATCGCCATCTATTACCTGATACGGGGGGAACGAATCAAAGAACCTGCACGCATCATGGAGATGACAGACAACCTGGTCTATGCCGGCACCGCTTGTATCACCCTTGGCATGCTGATGGGTGCCATCTGGGCCAAGGAGGCATGGGGACACTACTGGAGCTGGGACCCCAAGGAGACCTGGGCCGCCGTCACATGGATCGGCTATCTGATCTACATCCACTACCGGGTGAAACGCACTTCATCCAACAAAACCGCCATGGTGATCTTGATCATTGCCTTCGTGATGCTCCAGATCTGTTGGTACGGTGTCAACTACCTCCCCTCCGCAAAGCAGAGCATCCACACCTACTCCTCCTAA
- a CDS encoding glutamine synthetase III, translating into MSTLRFKAVEEASKRAPVEVASPGQLPSEYYGKYVFNRTQMSKYLSKETMKIVLEAIDQGTTLHREIADHVAAGMKMWAIEMGATHYTHWFQPLTEGTAEKHDSFIDYVNGPDGGIIERFAGKLLAQQEPDASSFPSGGIRNTFEARGYTAWDPSSPAFIIDDTLCIPTVFISYTGEALDYKTPLLKALSAVDKAATSVCQLFHPEVKKVYSYLGWEQEYFLVDQALYNARPDLSLTERTLMGHESAKNQQLEDHYFGAVPPRVAAFMKEVEHEAYKYGIPLKTRHNEVAPNQFELAPIFGETNLAVDQNLLVMSLMHRIAAKHHFKLLLHEKPFAGVNGSGKHNNWSLGTDTGIGLFTPGKSANENLLFVTFLVNTLMAVYKHNALLKASIMSANNAHRLGANEAPPAIISVFLGKQISAVLDKIEESSEDDDITVDELKKMKLGIAHIPEVLIDNTDRNRTSPFAFTGNRFEFRAVGSSANCSSAMFALNVTVAAQLTDFREEVEQKMKKGMKKEQAIFDTLRLYIKESKPIRFEGNGYSDEWKEEAGRRGLDCETSVPVIYDAYTSPQSVEMFKRIGVLNEKELHARNEVKWETYTKKIQIEARVLGDLCMNHIIPVATEYQSMLLDNLFKMRAVFDKEKADYLSREDAALIEEIAAHISAIKTNVDDMVDARKAANKLEDAREKAVAYHDTVFTYFDTIRYHVDKLELIVDNQMWTLPKYRELLFIS; encoded by the coding sequence ATGTCAACATTACGATTTAAAGCAGTAGAGGAAGCCTCAAAAAGAGCACCCGTGGAAGTAGCCTCTCCCGGACAGTTACCATCGGAGTATTATGGCAAGTATGTCTTCAACCGGACACAGATGTCGAAGTATCTCTCAAAGGAGACGATGAAGATCGTGCTGGAAGCCATTGACCAGGGTACCACCCTGCACCGTGAAATAGCCGATCATGTGGCGGCCGGGATGAAGATGTGGGCCATCGAGATGGGTGCAACCCACTATACCCACTGGTTTCAGCCCCTCACCGAAGGGACTGCCGAGAAGCATGACTCCTTTATCGATTACGTGAACGGACCGGACGGGGGGATCATCGAGCGTTTCGCCGGCAAGCTACTGGCACAGCAGGAACCGGATGCTTCCAGCTTTCCCAGCGGCGGCATCCGCAATACCTTCGAAGCGAGGGGATACACCGCATGGGACCCCTCTTCCCCCGCTTTCATCATTGATGACACCCTCTGCATCCCCACGGTTTTCATCTCCTACACCGGGGAGGCTCTCGACTACAAGACACCGCTCTTGAAAGCCCTCTCGGCAGTAGACAAGGCTGCCACGTCAGTCTGCCAGCTCTTCCACCCCGAGGTGAAGAAGGTATACTCCTACCTCGGCTGGGAACAGGAATATTTCCTGGTGGACCAGGCACTCTACAATGCCCGTCCCGACCTGAGCCTCACCGAGCGAACGCTGATGGGACACGAGAGTGCCAAGAACCAGCAGCTGGAGGACCACTACTTCGGTGCTGTTCCACCCCGTGTGGCTGCCTTCATGAAAGAGGTAGAACATGAGGCCTACAAGTATGGCATCCCCCTCAAGACCCGTCACAACGAAGTGGCTCCCAACCAGTTCGAGCTGGCACCCATCTTCGGGGAGACCAACCTTGCTGTGGATCAGAACCTTTTGGTGATGTCGCTGATGCACCGCATCGCTGCCAAGCACCATTTCAAGCTGCTGCTGCATGAGAAGCCCTTTGCAGGTGTGAACGGATCGGGCAAGCACAACAACTGGTCGCTCGGCACCGACACCGGCATCGGTCTCTTCACTCCCGGCAAGAGCGCCAACGAGAACCTGCTCTTTGTCACCTTCCTGGTGAACACGCTGATGGCGGTCTACAAACACAACGCACTGCTGAAGGCATCCATCATGTCGGCCAACAATGCCCACCGGCTGGGTGCAAACGAAGCTCCCCCGGCCATCATCTCCGTCTTCCTCGGCAAACAGATCTCAGCCGTGCTGGACAAGATAGAAGAGAGCTCAGAAGATGATGACATCACCGTAGATGAACTGAAAAAGATGAAACTGGGCATCGCCCACATCCCTGAGGTATTGATCGACAACACCGACCGCAACCGCACCTCTCCCTTTGCCTTTACCGGCAACCGTTTCGAGTTCAGGGCGGTGGGATCGTCGGCCAACTGCTCCTCCGCCATGTTCGCCCTCAATGTGACGGTAGCCGCACAGCTCACCGATTTCAGGGAGGAGGTGGAGCAGAAGATGAAAAAGGGAATGAAGAAGGAACAGGCCATCTTCGACACCCTGCGACTCTACATCAAGGAATCCAAGCCAATCCGCTTTGAGGGAAACGGCTACAGCGACGAGTGGAAAGAGGAGGCAGGTCGCAGGGGACTCGACTGCGAGACCAGCGTACCGGTGATCTACGATGCCTACACCTCCCCACAGTCGGTCGAGATGTTCAAACGAATCGGGGTGCTCAATGAGAAGGAGCTGCATGCCCGCAACGAGGTAAAATGGGAGACCTACACCAAGAAGATCCAGATCGAAGCTCGTGTGCTGGGGGATCTCTGCATGAACCACATCATTCCGGTGGCCACGGAGTACCAGTCGATGTTGCTTGACAACCTCTTCAAGATGCGGGCGGTGTTCGACAAGGAAAAAGCGGACTACCTTTCCAGGGAAGATGCGGCGTTGATCGAGGAGATAGCGGCCCATATCTCCGCCATCAAAACCAATGTAGATGACATGGTCGATGCCCGCAAGGCGGCCAATAAGCTGGAAGACGCCCGCGAGAAGGCTGTGGCCTACCACGACACCGTCTTCACATACTTCGACACCATCCGCTATCACGTGGACAAGCTGGAGCTGATTGTGGACAATCAGATGTGGACCCTGCCCAAATACAGGGAGCTGCTATTCATCAGCTGA